From the Nitrobacter hamburgensis X14 genome, one window contains:
- a CDS encoding sulfate/molybdate ABC transporter ATP-binding protein yields MTIEVRNIVKKFGAFAALDHVDLKVPHGELMALLGPSGSGKTTLLRIIAGLDWPDSGDVSFDGENALARGAGERSVGFVFQHYALFRHMTVFENVAFGLRVQPRAVRKDEVGIRARVKELLDLVQLDWLSGRYPGQLSGGQRQRVALARALAIEPRVLLLDEPFGALDAKVRKELRTWLRSLHEEINVTSIFVTHDQEEALEVANSVVVMDKGRIEQIGTPSDVYDNPQTAFVHGFIGESIVLPVDVDDGFVRLGDTPLNIAAEHGSSGPSKLFVRRHDMQISPPGWGGLEGTVRRVRTFGPIQRADIALSGRAGETIIEIDAPRDRELRDGEVVGLQPRRYRIFADPT; encoded by the coding sequence GTGACCATTGAAGTCCGCAATATCGTGAAAAAGTTCGGGGCCTTCGCCGCGCTGGACCATGTCGATCTCAAGGTCCCGCACGGCGAACTGATGGCGCTGCTCGGGCCGTCGGGGTCCGGCAAGACCACGCTGCTGCGCATTATTGCCGGGCTCGACTGGCCTGATTCCGGAGATGTCTCGTTCGACGGCGAGAATGCGCTGGCGCGCGGCGCAGGCGAGCGGAGCGTCGGGTTCGTCTTCCAGCATTATGCACTGTTCCGCCACATGACGGTGTTCGAGAACGTCGCATTCGGTTTGCGGGTCCAGCCCCGCGCCGTTCGCAAGGATGAAGTGGGCATCCGCGCGCGCGTCAAGGAGCTGCTCGACCTCGTCCAGCTCGACTGGCTGTCCGGCCGTTACCCCGGCCAGCTCTCGGGTGGCCAGCGCCAGCGCGTCGCGCTGGCGCGCGCGCTTGCGATCGAGCCGCGCGTTCTGTTGCTCGACGAGCCGTTCGGCGCGCTCGACGCCAAGGTGCGCAAGGAGTTGCGGACGTGGCTGCGCTCGCTGCACGAGGAAATCAACGTCACCTCCATCTTCGTGACCCACGATCAGGAGGAGGCGCTCGAAGTCGCCAACAGCGTGGTGGTGATGGACAAGGGGCGCATCGAGCAGATCGGAACGCCGAGCGATGTCTATGACAATCCGCAGACGGCGTTCGTGCACGGCTTCATCGGCGAGTCGATCGTTCTGCCGGTCGACGTTGATGACGGCTTTGTCCGGCTCGGCGACACGCCGCTGAATATCGCCGCGGAGCACGGCAGTTCGGGGCCGTCGAAACTGTTCGTTCGCCGCCACGACATGCAGATCAGTCCGCCCGGTTGGGGCGGCCTCGAAGGGACCGTGCGGCGGGTGCGGACCTTCGGTCCGATCCAGCGGGCCGATATCGCGTTGTCCGGCAGGGCGGGCGAAACCATCATTGAAATCGACGCGCCGCGCGACCGCGAGCTTCGCGATGGCGAGGTCGTCGGCCTGCAGCCCCGGCGCTACCGCATTTTCGCGGACCCGACGTGA
- the cysW gene encoding sulfate ABC transporter permease subunit CysW, with amino-acid sequence MSETAIAIPLDRTDARSEPRWVRGLLIGLTVLFLAVFIVLPLAIVFAEAFARGAHAYLAALADPEAQSAIMLTLAVAAISVGLNLFFGLIAAWAIAKFEFRGKTLLISLVDLPFSVSPVISGLVFVLLFGAQGYVGPWLQDHNIQLLFALPGIALATTFVTFPFVSRALIPLMQEQGTAEEEAALSLGASGLQTFFRVTLPNIKWGLLYGVLLCNARAMGEFGAVSVVSGHIRGETNTMPLLVEILYNEYQFVSAFAIASLLAMLALVTLVAKTVLERNLDEGQRPSDH; translated from the coding sequence ATGTCCGAAACCGCGATCGCGATTCCGCTTGACCGTACCGACGCCCGCTCCGAACCGCGCTGGGTGCGCGGTCTGCTGATCGGCCTCACCGTCCTGTTTCTCGCGGTGTTTATCGTGTTGCCACTGGCGATCGTGTTTGCGGAAGCATTCGCCAGAGGGGCGCACGCCTATCTCGCCGCGCTTGCCGATCCCGAAGCGCAGTCGGCGATCATGCTGACGCTGGCGGTCGCCGCGATTTCGGTTGGTCTCAATCTGTTTTTCGGGCTGATCGCCGCCTGGGCGATCGCAAAATTCGAGTTTCGCGGAAAGACGCTCCTGATCTCGCTGGTCGATCTGCCGTTCTCGGTGAGCCCGGTCATTTCCGGTCTGGTGTTCGTGCTGTTGTTCGGCGCGCAGGGTTATGTCGGACCCTGGTTGCAGGACCACAACATCCAGCTTCTGTTTGCGTTGCCGGGCATCGCGCTGGCAACGACCTTCGTGACCTTTCCATTCGTGTCGCGCGCGCTGATTCCGCTGATGCAGGAGCAGGGGACGGCGGAAGAGGAAGCGGCCCTGTCGCTTGGCGCTTCGGGGTTGCAGACATTCTTCCGCGTCACGCTGCCGAACATCAAGTGGGGGTTGCTGTATGGCGTGCTGCTTTGCAATGCCCGCGCCATGGGCGAATTCGGGGCGGTATCCGTCGTCTCCGGTCACATCCGCGGCGAGACCAACACCATGCCGCTGCTGGTCGAAATCCTCTACAACGAATATCAGTTCGTATCGGCGTTCGCGATCGCTTCGCTGCTGGCCATGCTGGCGCTGGTCACCCTGGTGGCGAAGACCGTTCTGGAACGAAATCTCGACGAAGGACAACGACCGAGTGACCATTGA
- the cysT gene encoding sulfate ABC transporter permease subunit CysT yields the protein MGLTLTWLGIIVLIPLAGLFLKSFELSFAQFVDIVTSRRTLNALKISFGLAFLAALVNLVMGSIIVWALVRYRFPGRRILDAIVDVPFALPTAVAGIALTTLFAQNGWLGAPLAELGIKVAFTPLGIFVAMVFIGIPFVVRTVQPVLIDLDPEIEEAAASLGASRWQTVWRVILPSLFPALLTGFALAFARAVGEYGSVIFIAGNLPNVSEIAPLLIVIRLSEFRYADATAIAVVMLVVAFLVIFVINRLQRWAQLRVPTH from the coding sequence ATGGGGCTGACGCTGACATGGCTCGGGATCATCGTTCTGATTCCTCTTGCCGGGCTGTTTCTCAAATCGTTCGAATTGAGTTTCGCCCAGTTCGTTGACATCGTCACCAGCCGGCGAACATTGAATGCGCTGAAGATTTCGTTCGGGCTCGCGTTTCTCGCCGCGCTGGTCAATCTGGTGATGGGCAGCATCATTGTCTGGGCGCTGGTGCGTTACCGGTTTCCCGGGCGCCGCATCTTGGACGCGATCGTCGATGTTCCGTTCGCGTTGCCGACCGCGGTAGCGGGTATCGCGCTGACGACGCTGTTTGCGCAGAACGGCTGGCTCGGCGCGCCGCTGGCCGAGCTTGGCATCAAGGTCGCGTTCACGCCGCTCGGCATCTTCGTCGCGATGGTGTTCATCGGTATTCCCTTCGTGGTGCGCACCGTGCAGCCGGTGCTGATCGATCTCGATCCGGAGATCGAGGAGGCCGCCGCGAGCCTCGGCGCCAGCCGCTGGCAGACGGTGTGGCGGGTGATTCTGCCGAGCCTTTTCCCCGCGCTGCTGACGGGCTTTGCGCTCGCATTCGCGCGCGCGGTCGGCGAATACGGTTCGGTGATCTTCATCGCCGGCAACCTGCCGAACGTGTCGGAGATTGCGCCGCTCCTGATTGTGATACGGCTTTCCGAATTCCGCTACGCCGATGCCACCGCGATCGCCGTCGTGATGCTGGTGGTGGCGTTCCTGGTCATCTTCGTCATCAATCGCCTGCAACGCTGGGCGCAGCTGCGCGTCCCGACGCATTAG
- a CDS encoding sulfate ABC transporter substrate-binding protein: protein MLRRVFVVLAGLIWAGSAYAADVSLLNVSYDPTRELYVDFNKAFAAAYQKETGKSVEIKQSHGGSGKQARSVIDGLQADVVTLALAYDIDAIAERGLLAKDWQKRLPRNSSPYTSTIVFLVRKGNPKGIKDWDDLIKPGVRVITPNPKTSGGARWNYLAAWGFALKKFGSEDKAKQFVADIYTHVPVLDTGARGSTVTFVERGVGDVLLAWENEAFLALKEFGKDKFEIVVPSISILAEPPVAVVDKVVDRKGTRAVAEAYLKYWYTREGQEIAARNYYRPTDPEVIKEYADAFPKVELFRIDDVFGGWTKAQKVHFGEGGIFDQIYQN from the coding sequence ATGCTTCGTCGTGTTTTCGTTGTTCTTGCCGGATTGATCTGGGCAGGTTCGGCGTATGCTGCCGACGTGTCGCTATTGAATGTCTCATACGATCCGACGCGCGAGCTCTACGTCGATTTCAACAAGGCATTCGCCGCGGCTTACCAGAAAGAAACCGGCAAGAGCGTCGAGATCAAGCAGTCCCACGGCGGGTCCGGAAAGCAGGCGCGTTCGGTGATCGACGGTTTGCAGGCCGACGTGGTTACCCTCGCGCTCGCCTATGATATCGATGCGATTGCCGAGCGGGGGCTGCTCGCCAAGGACTGGCAGAAGCGGTTGCCGCGAAATTCCTCGCCCTATACGTCCACCATCGTTTTCCTTGTGCGCAAGGGCAATCCCAAGGGTATCAAGGACTGGGACGATCTGATCAAACCCGGCGTCCGCGTCATCACGCCCAATCCCAAGACCTCGGGCGGCGCGCGCTGGAACTATCTCGCGGCATGGGGTTTCGCGCTGAAGAAGTTCGGCAGCGAGGACAAGGCGAAACAGTTTGTGGCCGACATCTACACCCACGTCCCGGTGCTCGATACCGGCGCGCGTGGTTCCACTGTCACCTTCGTCGAGCGCGGCGTTGGCGACGTGTTGCTCGCCTGGGAGAACGAGGCCTTTCTGGCGCTCAAGGAGTTCGGAAAGGACAAATTCGAGATCGTGGTGCCTTCGATCTCCATTCTGGCGGAACCGCCGGTCGCCGTCGTCGACAAAGTAGTGGACAGGAAGGGAACGCGCGCTGTTGCCGAGGCGTATCTGAAATATTGGTATACTCGGGAAGGGCAGGAGATCGCCGCGCGAAACTACTACCGTCCGACCGATCCGGAAGTGATCAAGGAGTATGCCGATGCATTTCCCAAGGTCGAGCTGTTCAGGATCGACGACGTGTTCGGCGGTTGGACCAAGGCGCAGAAGGTCCACTTCGGCGAAGGCGGCATCTTCGATCAGATCTACCAGAACTGA
- a CDS encoding phosphoadenylyl-sulfate reductase, translating to MTQPAAATGTPALPPAAALNDALRDARPADVIAAALRTVGRDRLALVSSFGTESAALLKVMADVDPAIPVIFLDTGWLFEETLAYRDTLIAALGLTDVRSIQPSEDVLKREDPDRDLWFSDPDACCRIRKVEPLVRALQPFDAWINGRKRFQGGLRADIPFVEDDGARLKFNPFANASRADIEAIYASAKLPPHPLVASGFLSVGCMPCTSRAQAGEDARAGRWRDRAKTECGIHTMKTS from the coding sequence ATGACACAGCCGGCAGCAGCGACAGGGACTCCCGCATTGCCGCCCGCGGCGGCGCTCAACGACGCGTTGCGCGACGCCCGGCCTGCGGACGTGATCGCCGCGGCACTGCGCACGGTCGGGCGCGACCGGCTGGCGCTGGTGTCGTCGTTCGGCACCGAGTCGGCGGCGCTGTTGAAGGTGATGGCGGACGTCGATCCGGCCATTCCCGTGATCTTCCTCGACACCGGATGGCTGTTTGAGGAGACGCTGGCCTATCGCGACACCTTGATCGCCGCGCTCGGCCTGACGGATGTTCGCTCCATTCAGCCATCTGAGGATGTGCTGAAGCGCGAGGATCCCGATCGCGATTTGTGGTTCTCCGATCCGGATGCCTGCTGCCGCATCCGCAAAGTGGAGCCGCTTGTGCGCGCGCTGCAGCCGTTCGACGCCTGGATCAACGGTCGCAAACGGTTTCAGGGCGGCCTGCGCGCCGACATTCCATTCGTGGAAGACGACGGCGCGCGGCTGAAGTTCAATCCGTTCGCGAACGCCTCGCGCGCCGACATCGAGGCGATCTATGCGTCGGCGAAGCTACCGCCGCACCCGCTTGTCGCGTCGGGGTTTCTCTCCGTCGGCTGCATGCCGTGCACCAGCCGCGCGCAGGCCGGCGAAGACGCGCGCGCCGGCCGCTGGCGCGACAGAGCCAAGACGGAATGCGGCATCCACACGATGAAGACTTCGTAG